From a region of the Paenibacillus lutimineralis genome:
- a CDS encoding pesticin C-terminus-like muramidase → MSSIKVDSTKLEELSASLKRLSGTVEDREKYINSIITELIRDVRRQYSEQRDVQLALNHVEEDLREVRKLADKVTQGLAKKSTALLQASGQYQAEEKATQRMIGQTQPPSTYYSSGGDLAGEGLNNYLMDKLFEDPVVQELHLKAMNGTEEERQEAKEKLDAIFKARDTIARAQVAYATYKLFGNSYLMEMAHKEAMRQRNILKGYGIKEELYKEGVNLSHLYTGTALQACSYDPSIQLTKDGKSVSVLMPQDNQYTYLLGLVIKGGSEGAWAKKQLDEIHKWLSEIGRAQVAWHEYKLKDMKKKMEGAHIYAEKLRTTLKEKYSLSSGMVDDVDLKYMWTGTGSAGKYLSESESITTNSNTKLEPQKNQLLSRESIDMILKFEITSKEYYIGHYQHPILPGESSGITIGIGYDLGQISLEEFKRDWGDKLSSSDFELLSQCIGKHLKDGDNANNKNMKNLLAAVSKVTISLDKAESVYLNKTLPKYVGLAKKTFPNFDKLPENAQGALVSLVINRGGGLDRTNNRRKEMVEISDFMKNKTVFSQSDLNYIASKITEMKRLWPNTNGLQVRRDIEAAFLKNALKSNENSTITSPSYNPPDKSTNTLDGSGNNLKVEPVNQIDLNKKGCAVASFVMVANFFGAKTDFRTVESKFVGKGYMLDFSKAAKAYGLKYSDKRGLTEAEVLALARNSLDKGEPVLIQIYGNGVTHFVVAIGYKGDGKAAKDFTIVDPWGGVEKTLDKASRYNEAPVTSIRFITKEGK, encoded by the coding sequence ATGAGTAGTATCAAAGTGGACTCTACTAAACTGGAAGAGCTATCTGCTAGTCTGAAGCGCTTAAGTGGAACGGTTGAGGATCGGGAGAAGTACATCAATTCAATCATTACAGAATTAATTCGCGATGTTCGAAGACAGTATTCTGAACAACGGGATGTACAGCTGGCTTTGAATCATGTCGAGGAGGATCTACGGGAAGTAAGGAAACTAGCCGACAAGGTAACGCAAGGTCTAGCAAAAAAGTCAACCGCATTATTACAGGCTTCCGGACAGTATCAGGCAGAAGAAAAAGCGACACAGAGGATGATCGGTCAAACCCAACCACCTTCTACTTATTATTCCAGTGGTGGGGACCTTGCCGGTGAAGGGCTGAACAACTATTTAATGGATAAATTGTTCGAAGACCCTGTAGTACAGGAATTGCACTTGAAAGCGATGAACGGCACAGAAGAAGAACGGCAAGAAGCGAAAGAGAAGCTGGATGCCATATTCAAAGCGCGGGACACCATTGCAAGGGCGCAAGTGGCTTATGCAACATATAAGTTGTTTGGTAACAGTTATTTGATGGAGATGGCTCATAAAGAAGCAATGAGACAGCGAAATATATTAAAGGGATATGGCATAAAAGAAGAGCTTTACAAAGAAGGAGTCAATCTAAGTCACCTATACACAGGAACAGCATTACAAGCATGTTCTTATGATCCATCCATACAGCTTACAAAAGACGGAAAATCAGTATCAGTACTTATGCCTCAAGATAATCAATATACATATTTACTGGGTTTAGTGATCAAGGGTGGTTCTGAAGGGGCCTGGGCCAAAAAACAGTTGGATGAAATACATAAATGGCTTAGCGAGATTGGCCGCGCTCAGGTAGCCTGGCATGAATACAAGTTAAAAGATATGAAGAAGAAAATGGAAGGAGCCCATATATACGCTGAGAAACTCCGGACAACCCTGAAGGAGAAATACTCCCTGTCCTCAGGAATGGTAGACGATGTGGACTTAAAATATATGTGGACAGGCACGGGATCTGCGGGGAAGTATTTGAGTGAATCGGAAAGTATCACCACTAATTCTAATACAAAATTAGAACCTCAGAAGAATCAACTACTATCCAGGGAAAGTATAGATATGATTTTAAAATTTGAAATTACTAGTAAAGAATATTATATAGGACATTATCAGCATCCTATTCTACCAGGTGAGAGTAGTGGCATTACTATAGGAATCGGTTATGACTTGGGACAAATTTCTTTAGAAGAATTTAAGAGGGACTGGGGGGATAAGCTGTCCAGCTCGGATTTCGAACTCTTATCTCAATGTATTGGGAAACACTTGAAAGACGGCGATAATGCGAATAATAAAAACATGAAGAATCTATTAGCAGCGGTTAGTAAAGTGACTATAAGCTTGGATAAGGCGGAGTCTGTTTATTTAAACAAAACGTTACCTAAATATGTGGGATTAGCCAAAAAGACCTTTCCAAATTTCGACAAATTGCCTGAAAATGCACAAGGGGCTTTAGTAAGCCTAGTTATTAATCGGGGTGGAGGTTTAGATAGAACTAACAATCGCCGCAAGGAAATGGTCGAAATATCGGATTTTATGAAGAATAAGACTGTTTTCTCTCAATCGGATTTGAATTATATTGCAAGTAAGATTACAGAAATGAAGCGCCTATGGCCAAATACTAACGGGTTGCAAGTTCGCAGAGATATTGAAGCGGCTTTCTTAAAAAATGCATTAAAATCCAATGAGAATTCTACTATAACTTCTCCATCATATAACCCACCTGATAAAAGTACCAATACCCTAGATGGGAGTGGGAACAATCTTAAAGTTGAACCGGTAAATCAAATTGATCTAAACAAAAAGGGTTGTGCTGTGGCTTCATTCGTTATGGTAGCTAACTTTTTTGGAGCGAAAACGGACTTTAGAACGGTAGAATCTAAGTTTGTCGGTAAGGGGTACATGCTGGATTTCTCCAAAGCGGCTAAAGCTTATGGACTGAAATATTCAGACAAAAGGGGACTTACAGAAGCTGAGGTTTTGGCGCTTGCAAGAAACAGCTTGGATAAGGGAGAGCCAGTTCTGATACAAATTTATGGAAATGGAGTAACCCATTTTGTGGTGGCGATAGGATATAAGGGAGATGGTAAAGCTGCTAAAGATTTTACTATTGTCGATCCTTGGGGCGGGGTAGAAAAAACCTTGGATAAAGCATCCAGATATAATGAAGCTCCTGTTACATCTATTAGGTTTATAACTAAGGAGGGAAAGTGA
- a CDS encoding DL-endopeptidase inhibitor IseA family protein, producing the protein MRGNLYKLLAVVIMVSFIVGCGLKDMTNAKENVPMIPTLNEEAALKLRTEAIAKFYSVFHDGGGSAELNDERIANDEYYYYFCDDLDSLEKIKAALLPFFSTDIVSELVDSYPISEINGKLSYQPYDVGSMLKWDEAKGTLKKDQADVKVYEFIVPDIDGVTEPIEVEFVNIENSGWRINTDPVNIL; encoded by the coding sequence GTGAGAGGGAATTTATATAAACTGCTAGCTGTTGTTATAATGGTCTCTTTTATAGTAGGATGCGGTCTTAAAGATATGACAAATGCGAAGGAGAATGTACCTATGATACCAACACTAAATGAAGAAGCGGCTCTAAAGCTAAGGACAGAAGCAATTGCTAAGTTCTATAGCGTCTTTCATGATGGAGGGGGAAGTGCAGAGTTAAATGACGAAAGAATCGCGAACGATGAATATTATTATTATTTTTGTGATGATCTAGATTCACTGGAAAAAATAAAAGCGGCACTTCTACCGTTTTTTAGTACAGATATTGTTTCAGAACTGGTTGATTCGTACCCTATATCGGAAATTAACGGCAAGTTATCATATCAACCCTATGATGTGGGATCTATGCTTAAATGGGATGAAGCTAAAGGAACATTAAAGAAGGATCAGGCGGATGTTAAAGTATATGAATTTATTGTTCCCGACATCGACGGAGTTACAGAACCGATAGAAGTCGAATTTGTCAATATTGAGAATAGTGGATGGAGGATCAATACAGACCCAGTAAATATCCTGTAG